The following proteins are co-located in the Syntrophorhabdaceae bacterium genome:
- a CDS encoding glutamate synthase-related protein: MPHNRNSEGFVFPETREAPSRFRNALGKYRVSISKACNNCGLCLELCPYGVYKKGTKRPKAASDHLCLGFPCSKNTFYCVDRCPQKAISLTLNPSYEVLGDRRWPADLLAGTWHMAATGEIPHQGLNYKTGDSGGGFDKLRFVFPKAKDNGMSEHEISTAIELNRSSDSRPRITIPVPFYLGGMSFGSVSIVTMLSRVRAATALGTFCCTGEGGYPEELIPYDDHIITQVATGLFGVREETIKRVRIVEFKYAQGAKPGLGGHLLGDKVTPRVAAMREAVTGSALFSPFPFHSVYSVEDHKKHVDWIKETNPKALVSVKVSTPTDVDMVAVGSYYAGAHIVQLDGSYGGTGAAPDIAKKNIAMPIEYALPKVHKFLLAEGIRDNITIIASGGIRSAYDMAKAIAMGANGVCLGTADMVALECIRCHHCESGRGCARGIATTDEELTNLMEREWATQRIINMYLTWRKQLVQILKRFGMKSVTELTGRLDLLAHLDYIKEGEVEGELDL; the protein is encoded by the coding sequence ATGCCACACAATCGAAACAGTGAAGGATTTGTTTTTCCCGAGACAAGAGAAGCGCCAAGCCGCTTCCGTAATGCCCTCGGCAAATATCGCGTGAGCATAAGCAAGGCCTGCAATAACTGCGGACTCTGTCTTGAGCTCTGCCCGTATGGCGTTTACAAGAAGGGCACCAAACGGCCGAAGGCCGCATCGGACCATCTCTGCCTTGGATTCCCCTGCAGCAAGAATACGTTCTACTGCGTAGACAGATGTCCCCAGAAAGCGATCTCGCTCACACTCAACCCTTCTTATGAGGTCCTGGGTGACAGACGCTGGCCGGCCGATCTGTTGGCCGGTACCTGGCACATGGCCGCCACAGGCGAAATACCGCATCAAGGCCTTAACTACAAAACCGGCGACTCGGGAGGCGGTTTCGACAAACTGCGTTTCGTCTTTCCCAAGGCCAAAGACAATGGGATGAGCGAACACGAGATTTCTACGGCCATTGAACTCAATCGGTCTTCCGATTCCCGTCCCCGCATCACGATACCGGTGCCTTTCTACCTGGGCGGCATGTCCTTCGGCTCAGTGAGCATCGTTACCATGCTTTCCAGGGTGAGGGCGGCAACGGCGCTCGGCACCTTTTGTTGCACGGGAGAAGGCGGTTATCCGGAAGAATTGATACCCTACGACGACCACATCATTACACAGGTGGCCACAGGCCTTTTCGGCGTGAGAGAAGAAACCATCAAACGGGTCCGCATCGTCGAATTCAAATACGCCCAGGGTGCGAAACCCGGCCTTGGCGGGCATCTTCTCGGCGACAAGGTAACGCCCCGCGTGGCGGCCATGCGTGAGGCCGTGACGGGAAGCGCCCTGTTCTCGCCATTTCCCTTTCACAGCGTCTATTCCGTAGAAGACCACAAGAAACACGTGGACTGGATCAAAGAGACAAACCCCAAAGCCCTCGTATCGGTTAAGGTATCGACACCCACCGACGTGGACATGGTGGCCGTGGGAAGCTACTACGCAGGAGCGCACATTGTGCAGCTTGACGGCAGTTACGGCGGCACCGGCGCTGCCCCCGACATCGCGAAAAAGAACATTGCCATGCCCATCGAATATGCCCTTCCCAAGGTTCATAAATTCCTCCTGGCCGAAGGCATACGTGACAACATTACGATCATCGCGAGCGGCGGCATCCGCTCCGCCTATGATATGGCAAAAGCCATCGCCATGGGCGCAAACGGGGTATGTCTCGGCACAGCGGACATGGTGGCCCTCGAATGTATCCGTTGCCATCACTGCGAATCCGGGCGAGGATGCGCGAGAGGTATCGCCACGACCGACGAAGAGCTGACGAACCTTATGGAGCGTGAATGGGCCACACAAAGGATCATCAACATGTATTTGACCTGGCGCAAACAGCTCGTTCAGATCCTCAAGCGTTTCGGCATGAAAAGCGTAACCGAACTGACAGGGCGCTTAGATCTTCTCGCCCATCTTGATTACATCAAAGAGGGGGAAGTCGAGGGAGAGCTGGATTTATGA
- a CDS encoding glutamate synthase-related protein, protein MPLKYHITTKQTDNRFPAITKSGVIAWEEGCLKCPRCVKKDCVYKVYEKRALDTRQMIDSLDSICKDCFRCVQNCPNRLIQKGLNPLYKALGDSYWTPEVISGLYFQAESGRIPVSGAGYGGPFSGAGFDAMWTDMSEIVRPTRDGIHGREYISTTVDIGRKLMALAFDAEGNMSSSLAPPPLVEIPLPIIFDILPWSPPAKRIKLALLEAARALGTFVVIRQSEFDQEMEKYLSHIIFFVDGDPKALKKGLVERLSLVEIPDSRQVMTLQKSLKQTNPRLVVLIRLELTPRASERVIHLAGEGAEALHLSCDEYGMEKGEKPLFIKDRIKEIHLALVDKGVRDEITLIGGGGVAMAEHTAKLIICGADALTVDIPLLVAMECRVCRRCKQGVACPVELEGVDPAWGAQRIENLIAGWHSQLLEIMGAMGIREVRRLRGEMGRAMFFEDLEKEIFAVMGKRG, encoded by the coding sequence ATGCCCCTGAAATACCACATAACCACGAAGCAGACGGACAACAGGTTTCCCGCCATCACAAAATCCGGTGTGATCGCCTGGGAGGAAGGCTGTTTAAAATGTCCCCGCTGCGTAAAAAAGGATTGCGTGTATAAGGTATACGAAAAGCGCGCTCTGGATACACGGCAGATGATCGATTCACTCGATAGTATCTGCAAGGACTGTTTCAGATGCGTACAGAACTGTCCCAACCGGCTTATCCAGAAGGGGCTTAATCCGCTATATAAAGCGCTCGGGGATAGCTACTGGACGCCGGAAGTCATTTCCGGTCTCTACTTCCAGGCTGAAAGCGGCCGCATCCCCGTGTCCGGGGCCGGTTACGGTGGTCCGTTTTCCGGTGCAGGTTTTGACGCCATGTGGACCGACATGTCAGAGATCGTTCGTCCCACAAGAGACGGTATCCACGGCCGTGAGTATATCAGCACTACCGTGGATATAGGCCGTAAACTCATGGCCCTCGCATTTGATGCAGAGGGCAATATGTCATCGTCGCTCGCACCTCCGCCGCTCGTCGAGATACCGCTCCCTATTATCTTTGATATCCTGCCCTGGTCACCGCCCGCCAAACGGATCAAGCTTGCCTTGCTGGAGGCAGCCCGCGCCCTTGGCACATTTGTCGTGATCAGACAGTCCGAATTCGATCAGGAAATGGAGAAATACCTTTCCCATATCATCTTCTTCGTGGATGGCGATCCCAAGGCCCTTAAAAAGGGACTTGTTGAGAGGCTTTCGCTCGTCGAGATACCCGATAGCAGGCAGGTTATGACGCTTCAGAAGAGCTTGAAGCAGACGAACCCCCGCCTTGTTGTTCTTATCAGATTGGAGCTTACACCTCGAGCGTCTGAACGGGTGATCCATCTTGCCGGGGAGGGCGCTGAAGCGCTCCATCTTTCCTGTGACGAATACGGCATGGAGAAGGGCGAAAAACCTTTGTTTATCAAGGATCGGATCAAGGAGATACACCTTGCGCTTGTGGATAAGGGCGTGAGGGATGAGATAACCCTTATTGGCGGTGGCGGCGTTGCCATGGCCGAGCACACGGCGAAGCTCATCATTTGCGGTGCCGATGCCCTCACAGTAGACATTCCGCTCCTCGTGGCCATGGAGTGCAGGGTTTGCCGCCGTTGCAAACAAGGCGTGGCCTGCCCTGTTGAACTCGAAGGCGTGGACCCTGCCTGGGGCGCTCAGAGAATCGAGAACCTCATTGCAGGCTGGCATAGCCAGCTCCTTGAGATCATGGGCGCCATGGGCATAAGGGAGGTGCGCCGTTTGCGTGGAGAAATGGGCCGGGCCATGTTTTTTGAGGACCTTGAAAAAGAGATTTTCGCTGTCATGGGGAAAAGAGGTTAG
- a CDS encoding methylenetetrahydrofolate reductase, with translation MKAGSRLKRILHKGHFAVTAECGPPKGADPKAIQKKGKLLKGFVDGVNVTDNQTGVVRLSSLASCVLLGKIGLDPVLQMVTRDRNRIALQSDILGASALGIRNILCLTGDHQSFGNQPQAKGVFDIDSVQLVHLVRQMRDEGLILGGEKLSTPPDLFVGAVENPFADPFKYRVIRLEKKVDAGAEFIQTQCIYNLNRFGEWMGQVRDRGLDKKVYILGGITPLKSARMAEYMNTQVAGMDVPQEVISRMKGVAQGEQRKEGLKIAVETIQALKEIEGVHGVHIMAIEWEDAVPEIVEEAGLTPRPDV, from the coding sequence ATGAAAGCCGGAAGTCGTCTGAAAAGGATTTTGCACAAAGGTCATTTCGCCGTCACCGCTGAGTGCGGTCCCCCCAAGGGTGCAGACCCTAAAGCCATTCAAAAAAAGGGCAAACTCCTGAAAGGCTTTGTGGACGGCGTCAATGTAACGGACAACCAGACCGGCGTAGTGCGTCTCTCGAGTCTCGCTTCCTGCGTGCTCCTCGGTAAGATAGGTCTCGATCCGGTGCTCCAGATGGTGACCCGCGATCGAAACCGTATCGCGCTTCAGTCCGATATCCTCGGCGCTTCCGCTCTTGGTATCCGTAACATCCTTTGCCTCACCGGAGACCACCAGTCTTTTGGCAATCAGCCGCAGGCAAAAGGCGTGTTTGATATTGACTCGGTTCAGCTTGTGCACCTCGTCCGACAGATGCGAGATGAGGGCCTCATTCTCGGCGGAGAAAAACTTTCTACGCCACCCGATCTTTTCGTCGGGGCCGTCGAAAACCCATTTGCAGACCCTTTTAAATACCGGGTCATCCGCCTTGAGAAAAAGGTCGATGCAGGGGCCGAGTTCATTCAGACCCAATGCATCTACAACCTTAACCGGTTCGGAGAGTGGATGGGCCAGGTGAGAGACCGGGGTCTTGACAAGAAGGTTTACATACTGGGCGGTATCACCCCGTTGAAGTCGGCCCGTATGGCTGAATATATGAATACACAGGTCGCCGGTATGGACGTGCCTCAAGAAGTGATTAGCCGCATGAAAGGGGTCGCCCAGGGCGAACAGCGCAAGGAAGGGCTGAAAATTGCCGTGGAGACGATTCAGGCGCTCAAGGAAATCGAAGGTGTCCACGGCGTCCATATCATGGCGATTGAGTGGGAAGACGCGGTGCCTGAGATCGTCGAAGAGGCCGGCCTCACGCCGAGACCGGACGTGTAA
- a CDS encoding methylenetetrahydrofolate reductase C-terminal domain-containing protein, with protein MITAERKPLSEIKEMIAPYRKILIAGCGSCVAECAAGGEKEVGLIASALRMDAKKEGRDLKIKEITLDRQCVYEFIDQLTDLIDVYDAVLSLGCGAGVQAVAEVFPQAIILPALNTTFIGETKEAGVWVENCRACGDCKLAYFAAVCPVTRCSKGLFNGPCGGSKDGKCEVDPDTPCAWQLIVERLDERGQLDHLKKVYPPADWSKQQGKGPRKIVREDQTT; from the coding sequence ATGATTACCGCGGAAAGAAAACCTTTATCGGAGATCAAGGAAATGATTGCGCCGTACCGAAAGATCCTTATCGCTGGATGCGGCAGTTGCGTGGCTGAGTGCGCCGCAGGCGGAGAGAAGGAAGTAGGGCTTATTGCTTCGGCGCTTAGGATGGATGCAAAGAAGGAAGGCCGCGATCTCAAAATCAAAGAGATTACGCTCGACCGCCAGTGTGTCTACGAATTTATCGACCAGTTGACGGACTTGATCGACGTGTACGACGCGGTGCTCTCGCTTGGGTGCGGCGCCGGCGTGCAGGCAGTGGCTGAGGTCTTCCCGCAGGCCATCATCCTGCCTGCTCTTAACACGACCTTCATCGGTGAGACCAAAGAGGCAGGGGTCTGGGTTGAGAATTGCCGCGCATGTGGCGACTGCAAACTCGCTTATTTCGCCGCGGTCTGTCCTGTTACCCGGTGTTCCAAGGGCCTATTCAACGGGCCTTGCGGCGGGTCCAAGGACGGGAAATGTGAAGTCGACCCCGATACGCCCTGCGCGTGGCAGCTCATCGTGGAACGCCTTGACGAGAGAGGGCAGCTCGATCATCTAAAGAAGGTGTACCCGCCCGCGGACTGGTCAAAACAGCAGGGCAAAGGACCCAGGAAAATCGTAAGGGAGGACCAGACAACATGA
- a CDS encoding hydrogenase iron-sulfur subunit, with protein sequence MDQRTAGLNFAIFFCQQIDGKQDTNRRALEKELGSRIRFFPLPCSGRIEPLHLLRALESGADKVYIVTCAEGACRYREGNTRAKKRLTFAQGLIQEIGLELERLELIHLAPGTKTTIDELARGLIAREALIGPSPLAR encoded by the coding sequence ATGGATCAGAGAACTGCGGGACTCAACTTTGCTATCTTCTTTTGTCAGCAGATCGACGGCAAGCAGGATACGAACAGGCGTGCCCTTGAGAAAGAACTGGGTTCACGGATCAGGTTCTTCCCGTTGCCCTGCAGCGGGCGGATCGAGCCGCTTCACCTTTTGCGCGCTCTGGAATCGGGCGCCGATAAGGTCTACATTGTGACGTGCGCTGAAGGGGCCTGTCGTTACCGGGAAGGGAACACACGGGCGAAGAAACGTCTCACCTTTGCCCAGGGCCTGATCCAGGAGATCGGACTCGAATTAGAACGTCTCGAACTGATCCATCTTGCGCCGGGAACAAAAACAACCATTGACGAACTCGCACGGGGACTTATTGCACGGGAAGCCCTGATCGGTCCTTCACCTCTGGCCCGATAA
- a CDS encoding type 1 glutamine amidotransferase, producing the protein MKRRLLVIKQVEDEGPGLIERVFVANGWDVQIVELIRGESLPLDFDHVGAVVILGGPMNVYEEEAYKFLRQEEQYIRRALIEEIPLLGICLGAQLLAKTCGARVKKAVRKEIGWFSVKKTTEGKIDALLGKNPEYLQVFQWHEDTFDIPEGAVLLATGDDCRNQAFRVGQNAYGLQFHIEVTEAMIKSWIQSDHGILRKTILRDTKIVKKRYKKEADRIISNFVGIAETSLKLRNVIELFTDEPKEAKRKVPVARGKRKRPVPP; encoded by the coding sequence ATGAAAAGAAGGTTACTCGTTATCAAGCAAGTAGAGGACGAAGGACCCGGATTAATAGAGAGAGTTTTTGTGGCAAACGGATGGGATGTTCAAATCGTTGAACTTATCCGGGGCGAGAGCCTGCCCCTTGATTTCGATCATGTCGGGGCCGTGGTGATTCTCGGGGGGCCCATGAACGTATACGAAGAGGAAGCCTATAAATTCTTGCGCCAGGAAGAACAGTACATCAGGCGTGCCCTCATCGAGGAGATTCCCCTGCTGGGCATTTGTTTAGGCGCACAGCTTCTCGCTAAAACCTGCGGGGCACGGGTGAAAAAGGCGGTGCGCAAAGAGATTGGCTGGTTCAGCGTGAAAAAGACCACAGAGGGGAAAATTGATGCGCTGCTCGGCAAAAACCCTGAGTATCTGCAGGTTTTTCAATGGCATGAAGATACGTTTGATATACCCGAGGGAGCGGTCCTTCTTGCCACCGGTGATGACTGCAGGAATCAGGCTTTTCGCGTGGGTCAGAATGCCTACGGTCTTCAGTTTCATATAGAAGTGACCGAAGCCATGATCAAGAGTTGGATTCAGTCAGACCACGGGATTTTGAGAAAGACAATCTTGCGAGACACGAAAATTGTCAAGAAACGATACAAGAAAGAGGCAGACCGGATTATTTCGAATTTCGTGGGTATCGCGGAGACGTCTTTGAAACTCAGAAACGTGATCGAGCTTTTCACTGACGAGCCAAAGGAAGCGAAGAGAAAGGTGCCCGTTGCGAGGGGGAAGCGAAAAAGGCCCGTACCGCCTTGA
- a CDS encoding efflux transporter outer membrane subunit, giving the protein MIRKHVLILFAAFFLAACTLAPVYKRPAAPTPSDWPKGAAYKEERTGAKAPMAYEISWQEYFRDEHLREIIATALKNNRDLRIAALNVEVASAIYGVQRASLLPTVDASATRSKGRVPADANASQPGTTVITDFYSVNLGILSWEVDLFGRLRSLKDKALEEYLATDYVRRGAQISLVSEVATAYLMLAADKENLRLTRSTLAAQQSTYDLIRRRFDVGLATELDLNRAQTQVDAARASLALYTQLVATDKNTLDLLAGTPVPDEITPVDLKGIAPLGDISAGAPSETLLHRPDILAAEHELKAVNANIGAARAAFFPSIFLTTTVGTESFELSRLFKADSSAWTFQPQAIMPIFDARLWSSLKGIKVQREIAVAQYEKAIQVAFKEVADALAERGTVGDQLAAQESLVHTSEEAYRLSDIRYSTGIDSYLSVLDAQRSLYAAEQGLITIRLARLINMVMLYKVLGGGDNLGPRTSP; this is encoded by the coding sequence ATGATAAGAAAGCATGTATTAATTCTCTTTGCCGCCTTTTTCCTTGCGGCCTGCACGTTGGCCCCCGTTTACAAGCGTCCGGCGGCACCCACCCCTTCGGATTGGCCTAAGGGGGCGGCCTACAAAGAGGAGAGGACAGGGGCTAAAGCTCCCATGGCTTACGAGATAAGCTGGCAGGAATACTTTCGTGATGAGCACCTTCGGGAAATCATCGCCACGGCGCTTAAGAACAACCGGGATCTGCGCATAGCCGCTTTAAACGTGGAAGTGGCGAGTGCCATCTACGGGGTTCAGCGCGCCTCCCTTTTGCCCACGGTGGATGCGTCTGCTACGAGGAGTAAGGGGCGTGTGCCCGCCGATGCAAACGCATCGCAACCTGGAACCACGGTAATCACCGATTTCTACAGCGTTAATCTGGGCATTCTTTCCTGGGAGGTTGACCTTTTCGGTCGTCTTCGGAGTCTGAAAGACAAGGCGCTTGAGGAGTATCTTGCCACAGATTATGTTCGACGCGGTGCGCAGATTTCGCTGGTATCGGAGGTTGCCACAGCGTATCTCATGCTCGCCGCGGATAAGGAAAACCTCAGACTGACCCGTTCGACTCTTGCCGCCCAGCAGTCCACCTACGATCTGATCCGACGACGCTTCGACGTGGGCCTTGCCACCGAACTCGATCTTAACCGGGCTCAAACTCAGGTGGATGCAGCCCGGGCAAGCCTTGCCCTGTATACACAGCTCGTCGCCACCGACAAGAACACCCTTGACCTCCTTGCCGGTACACCTGTTCCCGACGAGATCACGCCTGTAGACCTCAAAGGCATTGCACCCCTCGGCGATATATCCGCAGGCGCTCCTTCCGAGACACTCTTGCACCGTCCCGATATTCTGGCCGCGGAACACGAACTCAAGGCGGTCAACGCAAACATCGGTGCTGCGCGGGCCGCGTTCTTCCCGAGTATTTTCCTGACCACTACAGTTGGTACGGAAAGCTTCGAGCTTTCCCGTCTCTTCAAGGCCGACTCCTCGGCCTGGACCTTTCAGCCTCAGGCGATTATGCCGATTTTTGACGCCCGCTTGTGGTCGTCGCTTAAGGGTATCAAGGTGCAAAGGGAGATTGCCGTGGCTCAGTATGAGAAGGCAATCCAGGTTGCTTTCAAGGAAGTGGCAGACGCCCTGGCTGAGCGGGGTACGGTGGGGGATCAATTGGCGGCGCAGGAGTCACTCGTTCACACCTCGGAAGAGGCCTATCGTTTGAGCGATATACGCTATTCAACGGGAATCGACAGCTATTTGAGCGTGCTCGATGCGCAGCGCTCTCTCTATGCAGCCGAGCAGGGGCTCATCACGATCCGCCTCGCCAGACTAATCAATATGGTAATGCTCTACAAAGTACTCGGGGGCGGTGATAATCTTGGCCCCCGGACATCGCCCTGA